Part of the Oncorhynchus mykiss isolate Arlee chromosome 23, USDA_OmykA_1.1, whole genome shotgun sequence genome is shown below.
TTACACTCTTCAGGGGTCGGCCGGGGGTGGAAGTGGAGGAGTTTGCGGGAAGGGGAGGGGTGTTCTTTGTGTAGTCCTCTAGCCCTGCCAGGACCCGGGGGGCTTTGACGGGGAAGTCCTGTGGCAggatgtctctctcctctgcagaACTGCCTACAGACCCAGTCTCGTCCACAAAATCATTCCTATTGGCCTCCGCCGGGCTGGTCTCCACAGTGATGGCCGTTGACACGGTGTCACCACTGGTGTTGTCTCGGTCGTTGTCCAGTGGGTCCAGGGCCATCAGCAGCTGCTCgctttcctctgtggagaagtcTGCTCCATAATGCCCCCTCCTGGTGCGGAGGTCAGCCATGCTGCTGGTGTCAGTGTCCAGGCTAGACTCTCGGCTTGCTGTCCAGCTGCGGGTGGAGGACCCCTCCTCCCCGTCTGAGTAGGCCCCCCGTAGTGCCCCCCTGTCGGAACCCCCGCCCACTGGCTTGCCGGTCCGGGTCCTCTCCAGGTCCTTGACCGTCTCGCTGCTGAAGGAGGTGCGGTTGACCAGGGTGCCCTCAGAGGATGGTGCCAtcttctccacaaacatgcgctGCCAGTTGGCCAGCAGGTCCTCCTCGGAGCTACCTGAGCTGGCAAAGGCGCTGGGGGGCTGAGGGGGGCTGCTGAAGGGGCTGGACTGGTTGGAGAGAGGGTCTGCTGTGTCCAGCTGAGTAGGGGTGCGGCAGGGGTCACGCTGCCCCCCTCCCCCTGAGGAGGAGGACGTCCCAGATCGCCAGCCACCGTCCGACACAGCAGGGCTGTTTGGCACGGTGCGCTGGCGCTCGTTCTCCTCGTCGTTCTGCACCAGGCTGAGGGAGATGGCCTGGCGTGTTGCGTAGGTGCAGTTGGGCAGGGGgctgttcttggggatcttcaccTTGTCGTCCGAGGAGAACTCGATCACCTTGCGGCCGGGATAGAGGGGGTGGGGCGGAGGGGGGGCTGGGTAGGGGTTGAGCTTCTCGAAGGCACCACCCTCTCGACCCTCCTCTCCTGATTGGCCGTCTGCTGACAGGCTGCTCTGGCTCTGACACATGCCGTTCTGCTGGAGGAGCTCATGGGCCTGGCTGCTCTGGGCTGGGGCCCTGCTGCTGTGACCGGGACCCCcgttctctctaccccctccccctgCCTGGGGCCCAGTCATGTCCACATGCACAAACACGTCCTCTGCCTGGGGCCGGCCTGCGCTGCTGCTGGACTGGGCAGAGTTGAGCACCAGAGGCTCAGGCTTCTCCAGGATGCGGGCAATGACTGAGGTGGGCACCACGTCGGCGGGCGTCAGGCTCATGGTGTCGGAGTCCTGGCCCTGGGCCCCCTGGGAACTCTTATCCGGCAAACTGGCCTTCATGTGCTTGTTCACCATGTCCTGCAGCTCATAGGGCAGCTGGAAGACAAGAGGAGACAAACACAAAACGTGACAGGTTTTGCAGACGGGCAAAGACATGTCAAACTCAGAACGAATTTCTGAACATTAAAGTACTTAATATTAGATGTAAAGAAAACATGTTAATTAATAATGAGAACAACTCCCCCACCTGCACTCTCTCCCAATTCCCTCAAATAACTGCAACTACTTTAAAAAGGTCCAATgtagctgtttttatctcaatatcaaatcatttctaggtaacaattaagtacagtgattgttttcaattaaaatggtcaaaaagaaaaaaaaatagcttctttgcaaagagcaatttctcaagcaagaattttgctaggactgtctggaagttgtctgagtggggagggggaaactgaaaactagctgttattggcagagaattTTGGAATTCTTTCTTATTGCTCATGTAaattccatcccaccaaaacaggctgaaattcttcagtattattccaacctcagtgtggaaatatatatataaaacattaaaaaatcTGCATCTCACAAGGGCTGACAAATCTTTCCCGACttgctgtgcttttaaacagcatGTGATTCCACTTTAAGAGCTCGCAGTGGGAGTATTTAGATTATCATGTCAAATGCATTAAGCTTTAACTTTCCCTAATAACCAAGTGGCAAAGACTTAGCACTCATATCTCTCCCATGCAAGGACTTTGTGCTCCGATCCAAATTAGAAAGTGGCACATCTCAGTGGGATACGAGTGGCGTCACGATTGTCAATTACAGTTCCAGATGATTTCTAAAAGAGCTGATGTGATCCTGTAGTGGATCAGTCTCTCTGTGTAAGAGCAGTGAATGACACTAACACACGGCTGCCAGGTTAGACATCACGGGGGTGTCTGATGCTTGATATGTGAATGGAAGAGAACAGTGGGATCTATCAGTCAGCGCTGTGAAGGAGACCGTCTCCTGCTGCCTTTCTTCCCTGGCCACCAAATGTCTCCTTGTCCCTGACTCCATGTTCACAGGAACAAAAAGCAGAGagaacaagacaaaaaaaaaggcTCACCTCCAATGAGATAAttgaagggggggagggggggggggtgagaaagaaagaaagtgaggAGCTGAAGTAAAGAAAAAGGCCGGCATCTAGGGCCCTTCGATCACGGTGATACTGGGTGTGACGAGCCAAGGCTGTGATATTGATATGTGGAAAATGGGCAGAGAGAGAATAAGTGATTCCACAGTCCCCGCTCACTGATGCCCTAACGATCCTGGTGAGCAACGATCGGCACGCCCGCCTCCCCCTCATTTCCTCTGGTCAGTGGGGTGGGCCAGGCAGGATCAATACAACTGTATAGGGCTGCCAGGTGACTCCTCTACTGGTCAGAATTGTACACGACATACCCCTGTGACCTCTGCCCAATTGCGTATAGCGATCAAACAAGCTGCCAAGAGTCATGGGTCAATGACTCATGATGAGCTTACAAGCAGCTCCTGTATCACATCCATGTGGACACAAAGgttatatacagtcgtggccaaaagttttgagaatgacacaaatataaattttcacaaagtctgctgcctcagtgtctttagtgtcagatgttattatggaatactgaagtataattacaagcatttcataagtgtcaaaggcttttattgacaatgacatgaagttgatgcgcagagtcaatatttgctgCGTTTCATTCTTCAGTGAGCGAGATACCTTTTTTTAGCACCCTTCTTTCCTATAAAACATTGGCTGTGTTATTATAAGCACTGCAGACAACCATTGTGATGCAAATCTGCATGGGTCCATTGATGGCCACAGTCATGGTCATTTTACATGCTATTGTACTAACCGCTTACTCACTGCAAATTATAACAATACGCATAAACTCAACAATAGAGGAACAGTTTGAGGCAAAGTGGGTATACTATATATGGCATAATGCCTGGGGAGACAAAAGCATAGCTCTCTCAGAACAATCACATGTGCAGCAGTGTGAATTGGTGCTCACAGACAGCCAATCCACTCTAGTGATAAGCTTCAGGACTGGGCTGCTGGGAAACTCCTGCCATGCTGTATAATTGACTTGTGTTTCCTTAGCCAATCTTCAGAATCCATCAAATCTCCCACAGATGGCTGCTGCCTGCCTGATAAGATGATTTGTATACACGGCTACTTTTCCGACCCCCTCCTAGGGAGCAGCTCACTTGGACACAGGATGACTCAATGCTTTCTGCCTGCCAGCCTGTTTGTCTCTCTGCCCGCCTGCCTGTCTGCTTGCCTCTCCATGTCCATACTGCCAGATCTTTTGCAAGGAGGACTCTATAACCATGGTTATCCAGGTTTCCCTTTGGTGTACTTTTATCATGCTTCCTCTCGGTCTTACTTTTTCTCTCATAATGGATAAGGACTGTCAAGGGGACATTGCCTTATGGCCAATGCTTTGATTTTCAAAAATATGTCATCTTCAAGACACTTCACTTGTTTGTATTTGCAAAAATAGCTCACTGCAGCAATTGGATCTCAGTCTGTAGACCCATTTCAAG
Proteins encoded:
- the LOC110502357 gene encoding tight junction-associated protein 1-like, whose amino-acid sequence is MTSAAPARKPYRKAPPQHRETRNSLPLFREDLSGSTLPAHTAGPNLPDPCQDSLSDADRIKILQQQNEDLRRRLSHTTHKMEAMETEFETSRHYMREEMGRTRDDLEKMRDKFRRLQNSYTASQRANQDLEEKLHALLRKVERDKKTMDQEIVELTNKLLDAKNTIDKLEELNERYRQDCNLAVQLLKCNKSHFRNHKFADLPYELQDMVNKHMKASLPDKSSQGAQGQDSDTMSLTPADVVPTSVIARILEKPEPLVLNSAQSSSSAGRPQAEDVFVHVDMTGPQAGGGGRENGGPGHSSRAPAQSSQAHELLQQNGMCQSQSSLSADGQSGEEGREGGAFEKLNPYPAPPPPHPLYPGRKVIEFSSDDKVKIPKNSPLPNCTYATRQAISLSLVQNDEENERQRTVPNSPAVSDGGWRSGTSSSSGGGGQRDPCRTPTQLDTADPLSNQSSPFSSPPQPPSAFASSGSSEEDLLANWQRMFVEKMAPSSEGTLVNRTSFSSETVKDLERTRTGKPVGGGSDRGALRGAYSDGEEGSSTRSWTASRESSLDTDTSSMADLRTRRGHYGADFSTEESEQLLMALDPLDNDRDNTSGDTVSTAITVETSPAEANRNDFVDETGSVGSSAEERDILPQDFPVKAPRVLAGLEDYTKNTPPLPANSSTSTPGRPLKSVKRMGVHHLHRKDSLTRAQEHGNLLD